A single genomic interval of Streptococcus oralis subsp. dentisani harbors:
- a CDS encoding pneumococcal-type histidine triad protein gives MKKKYLAAGSALVLSLSICIYALNQHQMEGNKDNNRVSYVDGKQDSQKTETQTPDQVSKKEDIQAEQIVVKITDQGYVTSHGDHFHYYNGKVPFDAIFSEELLMKDANYQLKDADIVNEIKGGYIIKVDGKYYVYLKDAAHADNIRTKDEIERQKQGHTHDAPTSNSAVALAQSQGRYTTDDGYIFNPSDIIEDTGDAYIVPHGGHYHYIPKSSLSASELAAAQAYLSGTRKQPSVTDYRPSQNGTSQTTNSSQQTETPSNPEENLQNLLKQLYALPSNQRYAESDGLIFDPAKISSRTPSGVAIPHGNHYHFIPYTKLSALEEKIARMVQLSDGNSTFSPSVKTTKVDQLLSTPLFNRGAENHSTNTGTYSTDDGYVFNPNDVVEDTGNAYIVRHGNHFHYIPKSSLTTGPQSLPNNTTRPVPVAPSHHDEEHDHGFAADRVISEDEQGFVVSHGDHAHYFFKKDLTAAQIKAAQDHLKKNHQSQHVQPLAKTVESFSRDASDEEKIKYISQTYGVPLEAIRISNGFFVFGNPDQAYDPTHIHPYAVRKEHVRIPLQTGNPELDFLNELYTTALRDGVSPYSLQVENGSFVIPHGDHNHYIKVQTKGYEVALKNKIPALQSTYQPGAFDEQTVLSKVDQLLAESRSLYKDQPIMQRRVELALGQFTENMKKLATNSTAGYLAALDLFDKQYIHVDQSVAPVETSPLDKKYQSLVDKINTLDTDTYGLPKKDLLVHLQEAKLAQDETELAAIEAKLQALQDFRDRTGVTTVEYIKYFYEHVSDGRLREELRNRVAQLTWELYQSQSFLKATDLNKLFPTIYQTKLEVEEALKEEPVSTKAGKTILDTEKVDSQTAKTAIYEFLKELYGDFMPEERVSHVKKEEVDALLTKAAQLLARVKEDGVKQSLAEEVANIKAATEKENADLDEAKTQLEDLLNRIAATIQREEKQAEQDPQTVIIYQKLYNVLLSLHKYLEDNKGSDADFERVDALFDQLAAKSSDKEGLLSLAKEIISLNQELRSKASETDSQSKSEKDSETAASQPTEKQAQSESETSVQPNE, from the coding sequence ATGAAGAAGAAATACCTTGCAGCAGGATCGGCTCTTGTCCTTTCCCTAAGCATTTGCATCTATGCATTGAACCAACACCAGATGGAAGGAAACAAAGATAATAACCGTGTGTCTTATGTCGATGGGAAACAAGACTCTCAAAAAACAGAGACCCAGACACCAGATCAAGTTAGCAAAAAAGAAGACATTCAGGCTGAACAAATTGTCGTGAAAATCACCGATCAAGGTTATGTGACTTCACACGGTGATCACTTCCATTATTACAATGGTAAAGTTCCTTTTGACGCGATTTTCAGCGAAGAGCTTTTGATGAAAGATGCCAATTATCAACTGAAAGATGCTGATATTGTCAATGAAATCAAAGGTGGTTATATTATCAAGGTGGATGGTAAGTATTATGTCTACCTTAAAGATGCGGCTCATGCTGATAATATTCGTACGAAGGACGAAATTGAGCGCCAAAAACAAGGTCATACTCATGATGCACCAACCTCTAACAGTGCAGTGGCGCTTGCTCAATCGCAAGGTCGCTATACCACTGATGATGGGTACATCTTTAATCCATCTGATATTATAGAGGATACTGGTGATGCTTATATTGTCCCTCATGGTGGACATTATCACTATATCCCAAAGAGTTCCTTGTCTGCTAGCGAATTGGCTGCTGCCCAAGCCTACCTCTCTGGAACTAGAAAACAGCCAAGTGTGACTGACTATCGTCCAAGCCAAAATGGAACCAGTCAAACCACTAATTCTAGTCAACAAACTGAAACACCAAGCAATCCAGAAGAGAACCTTCAGAATTTATTAAAACAGCTCTATGCACTTCCAAGTAATCAACGTTATGCAGAATCTGATGGCTTGATTTTTGACCCTGCTAAGATTTCAAGCAGAACACCGAGTGGCGTAGCGATTCCTCACGGAAATCACTATCATTTCATTCCGTATACAAAGCTTTCTGCTTTGGAAGAAAAGATTGCACGTATGGTTCAGTTGAGTGATGGTAATTCTACGTTTTCTCCATCTGTAAAAACAACTAAAGTCGATCAGCTACTTTCGACTCCACTGTTTAACAGAGGAGCAGAAAATCATTCTACAAATACAGGAACTTACTCAACAGATGATGGTTATGTCTTTAATCCAAATGATGTAGTGGAAGATACTGGGAACGCCTATATTGTAAGACACGGGAATCATTTCCATTACATCCCTAAGTCATCACTTACAACTGGACCTCAATCCTTGCCAAACAATACCACAAGGCCTGTACCAGTAGCTCCTTCACATCATGATGAAGAACATGATCATGGTTTTGCAGCTGACCGTGTCATTAGTGAAGATGAGCAAGGGTTTGTAGTTTCTCATGGAGATCACGCTCATTATTTCTTTAAGAAGGACTTGACTGCAGCCCAAATCAAAGCTGCCCAAGATCACTTGAAAAAAAATCATCAGTCTCAGCATGTTCAACCACTTGCAAAGACTGTGGAAAGTTTCTCAAGAGATGCTAGCGATGAAGAAAAAATCAAGTATATCTCACAGACTTACGGGGTTCCGCTCGAAGCAATTCGTATTTCAAATGGCTTCTTTGTCTTTGGAAATCCGGATCAAGCCTATGATCCAACCCATATCCATCCCTATGCTGTTCGAAAAGAACATGTTCGTATTCCTCTCCAAACTGGGAATCCAGAACTGGATTTCCTAAATGAACTTTATACGACTGCCCTACGTGATGGGGTATCTCCTTATAGTTTACAGGTAGAAAATGGTAGTTTTGTTATTCCTCATGGTGACCACAATCACTACATTAAGGTTCAGACCAAGGGATATGAGGTAGCATTAAAGAACAAGATTCCAGCCCTACAATCGACCTATCAACCTGGGGCTTTTGATGAACAAACTGTTCTATCTAAGGTGGATCAACTTTTAGCAGAAAGCAGAAGTCTCTACAAAGACCAGCCAATCATGCAGAGACGGGTTGAACTTGCTTTGGGGCAGTTCACCGAAAATATGAAAAAACTGGCAACAAACTCAACTGCTGGATACCTAGCAGCCTTGGATCTCTTTGATAAACAATACATCCATGTGGATCAAAGTGTGGCACCAGTTGAAACTTCACCTTTAGATAAGAAGTATCAATCCCTAGTAGATAAGATCAATACACTGGATACAGATACTTATGGCTTGCCTAAGAAAGATCTTTTGGTACATTTGCAGGAAGCTAAGCTAGCACAGGATGAGACAGAGTTGGCTGCCATTGAAGCGAAACTTCAGGCCTTGCAAGATTTCAGAGATCGAACAGGGGTTACAACAGTAGAGTACATCAAGTATTTCTATGAACATGTATCTGATGGTCGTTTGAGAGAAGAACTTCGGAACCGTGTTGCCCAGTTGACATGGGAACTTTACCAGTCACAATCTTTCCTCAAAGCAACCGACTTGAACAAGTTATTCCCAACTATTTACCAAACTAAGCTAGAAGTAGAAGAAGCTCTCAAAGAAGAACCCGTATCTACAAAAGCTGGTAAGACTATTCTAGATACGGAAAAAGTAGATAGTCAAACTGCTAAGACCGCCATCTATGAATTCCTAAAAGAACTCTACGGTGATTTTATGCCAGAAGAACGGGTTAGCCATGTTAAGAAGGAAGAAGTGGATGCTCTTCTAACAAAAGCTGCCCAACTCCTAGCGCGTGTCAAAGAAGACGGGGTCAAACAATCCCTAGCTGAAGAAGTAGCTAATATCAAAGCGGCTACTGAAAAGGAAAATGCAGACCTTGACGAAGCTAAAACACAACTTGAGGATCTTTTAAATCGTATTGCAGCAACTATCCAACGGGAAGAAAAACAGGCTGAACAAGATCCACAAACCGTGATTATCTATCAAAAACTCTATAATGTCTTGCTCTCTCTTCACAAGTACTTAGAGGATAACAAAGGATCCGATGCTGACTTTGAACGTGTTGATGCCCTATTTGATCAACTTGCAGCCAAAAGCAGTGATAAAGAAGGTCTCCTCAGTCTAGCTAAAGAAATCATTAGCTTGAACCAGGAACTCCGTTCAAAAGCAAGTGAAACTGATAGCCAATCTAAGTCCGAGAAAGACAGTGAAACAGCTGCTTCTCAACCAACAGAAAAGCAAGCACAAAGTGAGTCTGAGACAAGTGTTCAACCAAATGAATAA
- a CDS encoding metal ABC transporter solute-binding protein, Zn/Mn family, producing MKKRTILLLMASLLALVLGACSQKEKQEAKGMKIVTSFYPVYTMVKEVSGDLNDVRMIQSSSGIHSYEPSANDIAAIYDADVFVYHSHTLESWAGSLDPNLKNSKVKVLEASEGMTLERVPGLEDVEAGDGIDEKTLYDPHTWLDPEKAGEEVQIIADKLSEIDSANKETYQKNAKNFIAKAQELTKKYQPIFEKASQKTFVTQHTAFSYLAKRFGLKQLGIAGISPEQEPSPRQLTEIQEFVKTYKVKTIFTESNASSKVAETLVKSTGVSLKTLNPLEADPENDKTYLENLEENMNVLAEELK from the coding sequence ATGAAAAAAAGAACAATCCTATTATTGATGGCCAGCTTGTTGGCTCTTGTCTTAGGAGCATGTAGTCAAAAAGAAAAACAAGAAGCAAAAGGGATGAAGATTGTCACAAGTTTTTACCCAGTCTATACCATGGTCAAAGAGGTATCAGGTGACTTGAATGATGTTCGGATGATTCAGTCAAGTAGTGGAATTCACTCATATGAACCTTCAGCGAATGACATTGCTGCTATTTATGACGCGGATGTATTTGTCTACCACTCGCATACACTGGAGTCTTGGGCGGGAAGTCTAGATCCTAACTTAAAAAATTCAAAAGTTAAAGTTTTAGAAGCTTCTGAAGGAATGACGTTGGAGCGTGTACCAGGTTTGGAAGATGTTGAAGCTGGTGACGGTATTGATGAAAAAACACTCTACGACCCTCACACTTGGTTAGATCCAGAAAAAGCAGGTGAAGAGGTACAGATTATCGCTGACAAACTTTCGGAGATTGACAGTGCTAATAAGGAAACGTATCAAAAGAATGCCAAAAACTTTATCGCTAAAGCCCAAGAATTGACTAAGAAGTACCAGCCTATTTTTGAAAAAGCGAGTCAAAAGACTTTTGTTACACAACATACAGCCTTTTCTTATCTCGCTAAACGCTTTGGATTGAAACAACTTGGTATAGCAGGGATTTCCCCTGAACAAGAACCAAGTCCGAGACAACTAACAGAAATTCAGGAATTCGTTAAGACCTATAAGGTTAAAACCATCTTTACTGAGAGCAATGCTTCTTCTAAAGTCGCTGAGACCTTGGTCAAATCAACGGGAGTTAGTCTAAAGACACTCAATCCTTTGGAAGCAGATCCCGAAAATGACAAAACTTACTTAGAAAATCTAGAAGAAAATATGAATGTTCTTGCAGAAGAATTAAAATGA
- a CDS encoding pneumococcal-type histidine triad protein: MKINKKYLAGSAAALILSVCSYELGLYQARTVKENNRISYIDGKQAAQKTENLTPDEVSKKEGINAEQIVIKITDMGYVTSHGDHYHYYNGKVPYDAIISEELLMKDPNYQLKDEDIISEIKGGYVIKVDGKYYVYLKDATHADNVRTKEEINRQKQEHSQHRERGTSANDGAVALARSQGRYTTDDGYIFNASDIIEDTGDAYIVPHGNHFHYIPKSDLSASELAAAEAFLSGRSGQSNMPTYRRTNNNSASSDVDRWTPSYNNQGNSYNNQSNSYTNTNTANNSSDDNQASQSDEDIDGLLKQLYALPLSQRHVESDGLVFDPAQITSRTARGVAVPHGNHYHFIPYEQMSELEERIARIIPLRYRSNHWVPDSRPEEPSPQPTPEPSPSPQPTPNPQSAPSNPIDKKLVKQAIRKVADGYVFEENGASRYISAKELSAETAAAIDSKLAKQESLSHKLGARKTNLPSGDQGFYNKAYDLLATVHQDLLDNKGRQADFDALDKLLERLNNDSSDKVKLVDDILAFLAPIRHPERLGKPNAQIAYTDDEIQVAKLAGKYTTEDGYIFDPRDITSDEGDAYVTPHMTHSHWIKKDSLSEAERAAAQAYAKEKGLTPPSTDHQYPGNTEAKGAEAIYNRVKAAKKVPLDRMPYNLQHTVEVKNGSLIIPHYDHYHNIKFEWFDEGLYEAPKGYSLEDLFATVKYYVEHPNERPHSDSGWGNASDHVQRNQNGQADTNQTGKPSEEKPRTDKPEEEKPREEKPQSEKPESPKPTEEPEEESPEEPEEPQVETEKVEAKLREVEELLTKIQDPIIKSNAKETLTGLKNNLLFGAQDNNTIMAEAQKLLALLKESK, encoded by the coding sequence ATGAAAATTAATAAAAAATACCTTGCTGGTTCTGCGGCAGCTTTAATTTTAAGTGTCTGTTCTTACGAGTTGGGACTGTATCAAGCTAGAACAGTCAAAGAAAATAATCGTATTTCCTATATAGATGGAAAACAGGCGGCACAAAAAACGGAGAATCTGACTCCTGATGAAGTCAGCAAGAAAGAAGGCATCAATGCGGAGCAAATCGTCATCAAGATAACAGACATGGGCTATGTCACTTCGCATGGCGACCACTATCATTACTATAATGGCAAAGTCCCTTATGACGCTATCATCAGTGAAGAGTTGCTGATGAAGGATCCAAACTACCAGCTCAAGGACGAGGATATTATCAGTGAAATCAAGGGTGGTTATGTGATCAAGGTAGATGGAAAATACTATGTTTACCTTAAGGATGCAACCCATGCGGATAATGTCCGTACAAAAGAAGAAATCAATCGGCAAAAACAAGAACATAGTCAGCATCGTGAAAGAGGGACTTCAGCAAACGATGGTGCGGTAGCCTTGGCACGTTCACAGGGACGCTACACCACAGATGATGGTTATATCTTTAATGCCTCTGATATCATAGAAGATACAGGTGATGCCTATATCGTTCCTCATGGCAATCACTTCCACTATATTCCTAAGAGTGACTTGTCTGCCAGCGAATTGGCTGCTGCAGAAGCCTTTCTATCTGGTAGAAGTGGCCAATCAAATATGCCTACTTATCGCCGTACCAATAACAACAGTGCTAGCAGCGATGTAGATAGATGGACTCCATCCTATAATAATCAAGGCAACAGCTATAACAATCAAAGCAACAGCTATACGAACACGAACACAGCTAACAACAGTAGCGACGATAACCAAGCAAGTCAAAGTGATGAGGATATTGATGGCCTTCTGAAACAACTTTATGCCTTGCCACTCAGCCAACGACACGTAGAATCTGATGGCCTTGTTTTCGACCCAGCACAAATCACAAGTCGCACAGCCAGAGGTGTAGCTGTCCCTCATGGTAACCATTACCACTTTATCCCTTATGAACAAATGTCTGAATTGGAAGAACGAATCGCTCGTATTATTCCTCTTCGTTATCGTTCGAACCATTGGGTACCAGATTCAAGGCCAGAAGAACCAAGTCCACAACCGACTCCAGAACCTAGTCCAAGTCCGCAACCTACACCAAATCCTCAATCAGCTCCAAGCAATCCAATTGATAAAAAGTTGGTCAAACAAGCGATTCGAAAAGTAGCTGATGGCTATGTATTTGAGGAGAATGGAGCCTCACGTTATATTTCTGCCAAGGAACTTTCAGCAGAAACAGCAGCAGCCATTGATAGTAAACTAGCCAAGCAAGAAAGTTTGTCTCATAAGCTAGGAGCTAGGAAAACCAACCTCCCATCTGGTGATCAAGGATTTTACAATAAGGCTTATGATTTACTAGCAACAGTTCATCAAGACTTACTTGATAATAAAGGGCGTCAAGCTGATTTTGACGCTTTAGATAAACTGTTGGAACGACTCAATAATGACTCAAGTGATAAAGTGAAGTTGGTGGATGATATCTTGGCCTTTCTAGCACCGATTCGTCATCCAGAACGTTTAGGAAAACCAAATGCGCAAATTGCCTACACTGATGATGAGATTCAAGTAGCCAAGTTGGCAGGCAAGTATACAACAGAAGATGGCTATATCTTTGATCCTCGTGATATCACCAGTGATGAGGGGGATGCTTATGTAACTCCACATATGACCCATAGTCATTGGATTAAGAAAGATAGTTTGTCTGAAGCCGAAAGAGCGGCAGCCCAGGCTTATGCTAAAGAGAAAGGTTTGACTCCTCCTTCAACAGACCATCAGTATCCAGGAAATACAGAGGCTAAAGGAGCAGAAGCAATCTACAACCGCGTGAAAGCAGCTAAGAAGGTGCCCCTTGATCGTATGCCTTACAATCTCCAACATACTGTGGAAGTCAAAAACGGTAGTTTAATCATACCTCATTATGACCATTACCATAACATCAAATTTGAGTGGTTTGACGAAGGACTTTATGAGGCACCTAAGGGGTATAGTCTAGAAGATCTCTTTGCGACTGTCAAGTACTATGTCGAACATCCAAACGAACGTCCGCATTCAGATAGTGGTTGGGGCAATGCAAGTGACCATGTTCAAAGAAACCAAAATGGTCAAGCTGATACCAATCAAACGGGAAAACCATCAGAGGAGAAACCTCGAACAGACAAACCTGAGGAAGAAAAGCCACGCGAAGAGAAGCCTCAAAGTGAGAAACCAGAATCTCCAAAACCAACTGAGGAGCCGGAAGAAGAGTCACCAGAGGAACCAGAAGAACCTCAGGTCGAGACTGAAAAGGTTGAAGCGAAGTTGAGAGAGGTTGAAGAGCTACTTACAAAGATCCAAGACCCCATTATCAAGTCCAATGCCAAAGAAACTCTCACTGGCTTAAAAAATAACCTGCTATTTGGTGCTCAGGATAACAATACCATTATGGCTGAAGCTCAAAAGTTGTTGGCATTGTTAAAGGAGAGCAAATAG
- the ptsP gene encoding phosphoenolpyruvate--protein phosphotransferase codes for MTEMLKGIAASDGVAVAKAYLLVQPDLSFETVTVEDTNAEEARLDVALKASQDELSVIREKAVGTLGEEAAQVFDAHLMVLADPEMISQIKETIRAKKVNAEAGLKEVTDMFITIFEGMEDNPYMQERAADIRDVTKRVLANLLGKKLPNPASINEEVIVIAHDLTPSDTAQLDKNFVKAFVTNIGGRTSHSAIMARTLEIAAVLGTNNITEIVKDGDILAVNGITGEVIINPTDEQAAEFKAAGEAYAKQKAEWALLKDAQTVTADGKHFELAANIGTPKDVEGVNDNGAEAVGLYRTEFLYMDSQDFPTEDEQYEAYKAVLEGMNGKPVVVRTMDIGGDKELPYFDMPHEMNPFLGFRALRISISETGDAMFRTQIRALLRASVHGQLRIMFPMVALLKEFRAAKAVFDEEKANLLAEGVAVADNIQVGIMIEIPAAAMLADQFAKEVDFFSIGTNDLIQYTMAADRMNEQVSYLYQPYNPSILRLINNVIKAAHAEGKWAGMCGEMAGDQQAVPLLVGMGLDEFSMSATSVLRTRSLMKKLDTAKMEEYANRALTECSTMEEVLELQKEYVNFD; via the coding sequence ATGACAGAAATGCTTAAAGGAATCGCAGCATCTGATGGTGTTGCAGTTGCAAAAGCATATCTACTCGTTCAACCGGATTTGTCATTTGAGACTGTTACAGTCGAAGATACAAACGCAGAAGAAGCTCGCCTTGATGTCGCTCTAAAAGCATCACAAGACGAGCTTTCTGTTATCCGTGAGAAAGCAGTAGGTACGCTCGGTGAAGAAGCAGCTCAAGTTTTTGACGCTCACTTAATGGTTCTTGCTGACCCAGAAATGATTAGCCAAATCAAGGAAACAATCCGTGCGAAGAAAGTGAATGCAGAAGCAGGTCTGAAAGAAGTAACAGACATGTTTATCACTATCTTTGAGGGCATGGAAGACAACCCATACATGCAAGAACGTGCAGCGGATATCCGCGACGTGACAAAACGTGTATTGGCAAACCTCCTTGGTAAAAAATTGCCAAACCCAGCTTCTATCAATGAAGAAGTGATCGTGATTGCGCACGACTTGACTCCTTCTGATACAGCTCAATTGGACAAAAACTTTGTTAAAGCTTTTGTAACCAACATCGGTGGACGTACAAGCCACTCAGCTATCATGGCACGTACACTTGAAATTGCTGCTGTATTGGGTACAAACAACATCACTGAAATCGTTAAAGATGGTGACATTCTTGCCGTTAACGGTATCACTGGTGAGGTTATTATCAACCCAACTGATGAGCAAGCAGCAGAATTCAAGGCTGCTGGTGAAGCTTATGCGAAGCAAAAAGCTGAATGGGCACTCTTGAAAGATGCACAAACAGTGACTGCTGATGGTAAACACTTTGAATTGGCTGCCAACATCGGTACTCCAAAAGACGTTGAAGGTGTCAATGACAATGGCGCTGAAGCTGTTGGCCTTTACCGTACAGAGTTCTTGTACATGGATTCTCAAGACTTCCCAACAGAAGATGAGCAGTACGAAGCTTACAAGGCTGTACTTGAAGGAATGAACGGTAAACCTGTTGTCGTTCGTACAATGGATATCGGTGGAGACAAGGAACTTCCTTACTTCGATATGCCTCACGAAATGAACCCATTCCTTGGATTCCGTGCCCTTCGTATCTCTATTTCTGAAACTGGAGATGCTATGTTCCGCACACAAATCCGTGCCCTTCTTCGTGCATCTGTTCATGGTCAATTGCGTATCATGTTCCCAATGGTTGCGCTCTTGAAAGAATTCCGTGCAGCTAAAGCAGTCTTTGACGAAGAAAAAGCAAACCTTCTTGCTGAAGGTGTTGCAGTTGCGGACAATATCCAAGTTGGTATCATGATCGAGATCCCTGCAGCAGCCATGCTTGCAGATCAATTTGCGAAAGAAGTTGACTTCTTCTCAATTGGTACAAATGACTTGATCCAATACACAATGGCAGCAGACCGTATGAACGAACAAGTTTCATACCTTTACCAACCATATAACCCATCAATCCTTCGTTTGATCAACAACGTTATTAAAGCAGCTCACGCTGAAGGTAAATGGGCTGGTATGTGTGGTGAGATGGCTGGTGACCAACAAGCTGTTCCACTTCTTGTCGGAATGGGCTTGGATGAGTTCTCTATGTCAGCGACATCTGTACTTCGTACACGTAGCTTGATGAAGAAACTCGACACAGCTAAGATGGAAGAGTACGCAAACCGTGCCCTTACAGAATGCTCAACGATGGAAGAAGTTCTTGAACTTCAAAAAGAATACGTTAATTTTGATTAA
- a CDS encoding phosphocarrier protein HPr, with translation MASKDFHVVAETGIHARPATLLVQTASKFASDITLEYKGKSVNLKSIMGVMSLGVGQGADVTISAEGADADDAIAAITETMEKEGLA, from the coding sequence ATGGCTTCTAAAGATTTCCACGTAGTGGCAGAAACAGGTATTCACGCACGTCCAGCAACATTGTTGGTTCAAACAGCTAGCAAATTTGCTTCAGATATCACTCTTGAGTACAAAGGTAAATCAGTAAACCTTAAATCTATCATGGGTGTTATGAGTCTTGGTGTTGGCCAAGGTGCTGACGTTACAATTTCAGCTGAAGGTGCAGATGCTGACGACGCAATCGCTGCTATCACTGAAACTATGGAAAAAGAAGGATTGGCATAA
- a CDS encoding alpha/beta hydrolase family protein, with protein sequence MKENEVILKRQSTRVFFKNGDTDFFFNWLLGIGEVFGFSHGELYYLAQKLGNSPKPDDWKNEFLSHVNYLEQKVSNLGLSEQTKAQYYLAQTYSLRSAIQFTDPFSAEYLPIVCQMEKAFSSAIHSLGTPIEKLTIAYQDSYLPGYYLHSGDNCPTLIMIGGGDTYREDLFYFAGYPGWIRNYNVLMVDLPGQGSNPSRGLIFGVDASIPISLCIDWLENRNPKLNYLAIYGVSGGGYFTAQAVEKDPRIHAWIASTPIYDVAELFRKEFGSSLKAPSWLINAILKLAGNLNESANLNLKKYAWQFGTSDFKSAIDDVFNYAKNVDYKKIQCPCLFIMGKGEGAELQHQTKVIYESLKSKNQQTKLQVFEAESGADAHCQVNNLRLAHNVVFDWLDTLFEWNQSKF encoded by the coding sequence GTGAAAGAAAACGAGGTTATTTTAAAACGGCAATCTACTCGTGTATTTTTTAAGAATGGGGATACGGATTTTTTCTTTAATTGGTTGCTAGGAATCGGTGAAGTTTTTGGCTTCTCTCATGGAGAGCTGTATTATCTTGCTCAAAAGTTAGGTAATTCACCAAAACCTGATGACTGGAAAAATGAGTTTTTATCACATGTGAACTATCTTGAACAAAAGGTTAGTAATTTAGGTTTGAGTGAACAAACAAAGGCGCAGTATTATCTCGCACAGACCTACTCACTTCGATCGGCAATCCAGTTTACTGATCCATTTTCTGCCGAATACTTACCTATCGTTTGTCAAATGGAGAAGGCGTTCTCTAGTGCAATTCATTCACTAGGTACACCGATTGAAAAACTAACTATTGCTTATCAGGATTCCTACTTGCCTGGTTATTATCTTCATAGCGGTGATAATTGCCCAACGCTGATTATGATCGGTGGAGGTGATACTTATCGCGAAGATTTATTTTATTTTGCAGGATATCCTGGATGGATACGAAATTATAATGTTTTAATGGTTGACCTTCCTGGTCAAGGGAGCAATCCTAGTAGAGGGCTAATCTTTGGTGTGGATGCCTCTATTCCAATTTCATTATGCATAGACTGGTTGGAAAATAGAAATCCTAAACTAAATTATTTAGCCATTTATGGTGTCAGCGGAGGGGGATATTTTACCGCACAAGCTGTCGAAAAGGATCCAAGAATTCATGCTTGGATTGCTAGTACCCCTATTTACGACGTTGCAGAGCTCTTCAGAAAAGAATTCGGATCAAGTTTGAAAGCACCTAGTTGGTTAATAAATGCCATTTTAAAATTAGCTGGAAATTTGAATGAATCAGCAAATTTGAATCTTAAAAAGTATGCATGGCAGTTTGGTACTTCTGATTTTAAGAGTGCTATTGATGATGTATTTAACTATGCAAAGAATGTAGATTATAAAAAAATTCAATGCCCATGCCTGTTTATCATGGGAAAGGGTGAGGGTGCTGAACTGCAGCATCAAACTAAGGTAATTTATGAATCACTTAAATCTAAAAATCAACAAACTAAACTTCAAGTATTTGAGGCGGAAAGTGGTGCGGACGCTCATTGCCAAGTCAATAATTTAAGACTCGCCCATAATGTCGTTTTTGATTGGTTGGATACTTTATTTGAATGGAATCAATCAAAGTTTTAG
- the nrdH gene encoding glutaredoxin-like protein NrdH, protein MVTVYSKNNCVQCKMTKRFLDSNNVAYREINLDEQPEYIDQVKELGFSAAPVIQTPTEVFSGFQPGKLKQLA, encoded by the coding sequence ATGGTAACGGTTTATTCTAAAAATAATTGTGTACAATGTAAAATGACCAAACGTTTCTTGGATAGCAACAATGTCGCTTATCGTGAGATCAATCTCGACGAGCAACCAGAGTATATCGACCAAGTTAAAGAGCTTGGTTTCAGCGCTGCTCCTGTTATCCAAACACCAACTGAAGTCTTTTCAGGTTTCCAACCAGGAAAACTGAAACAATTAGCATAA